A section of the Telopea speciosissima isolate NSW1024214 ecotype Mountain lineage chromosome 3, Tspe_v1, whole genome shotgun sequence genome encodes:
- the LOC122655773 gene encoding probable WRKY transcription factor 75, with translation MDNYPIFFPSSSSSSSLLSSSNMLKSHAFMDIDGNNNPTGFQGWKMDHHQTEVLRSQQIRDDHPSHGGGISRSINVSDSEMKGVKKKGEKKIRKPRYAFQTRSHVDILDDGYRWRKYGQKAVKNNKFPRSYYRCTHQGCNVKKQVQRLSKDEGIVVTTYEGMHTHPIEKSTDNFEHILNQMQIYTAF, from the exons ATGGACAATTACCcaatcttcttcccttcttcttcttcttcgtcgtcGTTGTTGTCATCTTCAAATATGCTAAAATCTCATGCTTTTATGGATATTGATGGTAACAATAATCCAACTGGGTTTCAAGGTTGGAAGATGGATCATCATCAGACCGAAGTGTTACGTTCGCAGCAGATCAGAGATGATCATCCTTCCCACGGAGGAGGAATAAGCAGATCTATTAATGTATCGGACAGTGAGATGAAAGGTGTTAAAAAGAAAGGTGAAAAGAAGATTAGAAAGCCGAGATATGCTTTCCAAACAAGGAGCCATGTTGATATACTTGACGATGGTTATAGATGGAGGAAATACGGACAGAAAGCCGTGAAGAACAATAAATTTCCCAG AAGTTACTATAGATGTACACATCAGGGGTGCAACGTGAAAAAACAAGTGCAACGCTTATCCAAAGACGAAGGGATTGTTGTCACAACATATGAAGGCATGCATACTCATCCAATTGAGAAGTCTACCGACAACTTTGAACATATCTTAAATCAAATGCAAATCTACACTGCCTTTTAA
- the LOC122654548 gene encoding SUMO-activating enzyme subunit 1B-1-like isoform X1 gives MDGEELTEQETALYDRQIRVWGVDAQRRLSKSHILVSGMKGAVVEFCKNIVLAGIGSLTLMDNRPVTEEALLSNFLIPPDEKMYSGRSLAELCCDSLRDFNPMVHVSVEKGDLLSFDEDFYDKFDAVVVSCCSFTTKKTINEKCRRRPKRIAFYTVDGRDTCGEIFVDLQKYNYMQKQLDNTIECQLQYPSFEEAVAAPWRSLPKKVTKLYYAMRVIEGFEESEGRNPGEVSVSDLPSVLKMRNELCKAQSLTESHIPNGLLERLLLAGTSEYPPVCAIIGGILGQEVIKAISGKGDPLKNFFFFDAMDGKGIIEDISNSNH, from the exons ATGGATGGCGAGGAGTTGACGGAGCAAGAGACTGCTTTGTATGACCGCCAGATTCGTGTATGGGGTGTTGATGCGCAGAGAAG GTTAAGCAAATCCCATATATTGGTTAGTGGAATGAAAGGGGCAGTTGTAGAG TTTTGCAAGAATATTGTTCTTGCAGGAATTGGTAGTTTGACCCTGATGGATAACAGGCCTGTTACAGAAGAAGCACTTTTGTCAAACTTCTTAATTCCTCCTGATGAGAAAATGTACAGTGGGCGTTCTCTTGCTGAACTTTGTTGTGATTCCTTAAGGGATTTCAATCCAATGGTCCATGTGTCAGTAGAGAAAG GTGATTTGTTGAGCTTTGATGAAGATTTCTATGACAAGTTCGATGCTGTTGTTGTCAGTTGCTGCTCTTTTACAACCAAA AAGACAATCAATGAAAAATGTCGGAGGAGACCTAAGCGGATTGCTTTTTATACTGTTGATGGTAGAGATACATGTGGTGAAATATTTGTTGATTTGCAAAAATATAACTATATGCAG AAACAGCTTGATAATACAATTGAATGCCAATTACAATATCCAAGTTTTGAG GAAGCAGTTGCAGCCCCTTGGAGATCACTTCCAAAGAAAGTGACAAAGCTTTACTATGCCATGAGAG TGATAGAAGGGTTTGAAGAGTCCGAGGGCCGTAATCCTGGTGAAGTCTCAGTTTCAGATCTCCCTAGTGTTTTGAAGATGAGGAATGAACTCTGCAAGGCTCAG TCATTGACTGAATCTCATATACCAAATGGTCTCCTAGAAAGATTGCTGCTGGCAGGTACAAGTGAATACCCTCCTGTGTGTGCAATCATTGGGGGAATTCTTGGCCAG GAGGTCATTAAAGCAATATCAGGCAAAGGTGATCCCCTCaagaatttcttcttttttgatgCCATGGATGGGAAAGGCATAATAGAAGACATATCAAACTCAAACCACTAG
- the LOC122654548 gene encoding SUMO-activating enzyme subunit 1B-1-like isoform X2, whose amino-acid sequence MDGEELTEQETALYDRQIRVWGVDAQRRLSKSHILVSGMKGAVVEFCKNIVLAGIGSLTLMDNRPVTEEALLSNFLIPPDEKMYSGRSLAELCCDSLRDFNPMVHVSVEKGDLLSFDEDFYDKFDAVVVSCCSFTTKKQLDNTIECQLQYPSFEEAVAAPWRSLPKKVTKLYYAMRVIEGFEESEGRNPGEVSVSDLPSVLKMRNELCKAQSLTESHIPNGLLERLLLAGTSEYPPVCAIIGGILGQEVIKAISGKGDPLKNFFFFDAMDGKGIIEDISNSNH is encoded by the exons ATGGATGGCGAGGAGTTGACGGAGCAAGAGACTGCTTTGTATGACCGCCAGATTCGTGTATGGGGTGTTGATGCGCAGAGAAG GTTAAGCAAATCCCATATATTGGTTAGTGGAATGAAAGGGGCAGTTGTAGAG TTTTGCAAGAATATTGTTCTTGCAGGAATTGGTAGTTTGACCCTGATGGATAACAGGCCTGTTACAGAAGAAGCACTTTTGTCAAACTTCTTAATTCCTCCTGATGAGAAAATGTACAGTGGGCGTTCTCTTGCTGAACTTTGTTGTGATTCCTTAAGGGATTTCAATCCAATGGTCCATGTGTCAGTAGAGAAAG GTGATTTGTTGAGCTTTGATGAAGATTTCTATGACAAGTTCGATGCTGTTGTTGTCAGTTGCTGCTCTTTTACAACCAAA AAACAGCTTGATAATACAATTGAATGCCAATTACAATATCCAAGTTTTGAG GAAGCAGTTGCAGCCCCTTGGAGATCACTTCCAAAGAAAGTGACAAAGCTTTACTATGCCATGAGAG TGATAGAAGGGTTTGAAGAGTCCGAGGGCCGTAATCCTGGTGAAGTCTCAGTTTCAGATCTCCCTAGTGTTTTGAAGATGAGGAATGAACTCTGCAAGGCTCAG TCATTGACTGAATCTCATATACCAAATGGTCTCCTAGAAAGATTGCTGCTGGCAGGTACAAGTGAATACCCTCCTGTGTGTGCAATCATTGGGGGAATTCTTGGCCAG GAGGTCATTAAAGCAATATCAGGCAAAGGTGATCCCCTCaagaatttcttcttttttgatgCCATGGATGGGAAAGGCATAATAGAAGACATATCAAACTCAAACCACTAG